Below is a window of Diaminobutyricibacter sp. McL0608 DNA.
ACTCGGGAGCACGTCATCGACATACGCGAGGTAGCCGCGGTGGGGGCCGACCACGAGTACGTCGCCGCGATTGTTCGCGAGGTGCGGGTCGGAATAGAGGAGGTACGCCGCGCGGTGAAGCGCGACGACAGTCTTGCCGGTGCCTGGGCCACCGTCGACGACGAGCGCACCTCGTGAGCCCGCGCGGATGATCGCATCCTGATCCGCCTGGATGGTGCCGAGCACATCGCGCATCCGGGTCGACCGGCTGCTGCCGAGGCTGGCGATGAAGGCGGACTCCTCATCGAGCGCGGCGTTTCCTTCGAACCCGTCGGAGGTGAAGACCTCGTCCCAGAAATCGCTGATGCGGCCGCGGGTCCACCGGTAGCGGCGGCGGCTCACCAGTCCCATCGGGTTGGCGTAGGTCGCACCGAAGAACGGTTCGGCCGCGGGGGAGCGCCAATCGACCAGCAGCCGCTTTCCATCGCTTTCGGTCAGGCCGAGTCGCCCGACATAGACAGACTCCCGCTCCTCTCCGACCATGCGCCCGAGGCACAGGTCGAGGCCGAAGCGGCGCAGCAGCCGCAGCTGGCCGGTCAGGCGATGGATTTCGAGGTCGCGTGCGAGCGCTGCCTCGCCTTCGCCGCCGGGTGCCTTGCGCTCGATGTCGAGGCGGAGCGAGAGGTCGGCGATCGACTTCTCGAGGCTCTCGGCGATCGCCGCGAAGTGCTCCTCGTCGGCAGAGATCAGGGCCGCGTCGCGTTTGGCGGCGAGACGATCGGGCAGGTCGAATGCACTGGTGCTGACAGTCACAGTGCTCGATTCTCCGTCACGACGGGGGCCTTGCGGCAAGCCCCCCACTCCGCTATAGATTGAAAGTGGAAGGGAGTCGTACTCCCTTCCTTTTTTGTGCAGAATTGCCTTAGTTATTCTGAATTACGCCCGCTAAGTCGGAATAATGCTAAAAAGTCATTCCGACTTAAAAGTGTTAACTCGGAATATCGTGGCCACTGTTCCGGGTTCTCATCAGACCTCGGGAGCTCAGCGTGACGCCGATCTGGCCAGCCCATACCTTCGAAACCGTCGAATGGCGAAGCAGCAGTCGGCGGGGAACCCGCGAAGATCGAATGCTCACGGAGATCGAGGCGGCCATCCCGCCGATGATCGCCGAGCTCGACTACGTGGGTCCGTCCGATATCTCGTCCGAGATGGAGCGAGCCATCCAGGCAATTTGTGCACTGGAGTCGGGCGCGGGGCCTGGAAGCGGCGCGATCACATCCTTCCTCTTCAGGATCGAAGCGATCGCCTCATCCAAAATCGAGAGCGTCGAGGCATCTTCTGAGGACTTCGCCCGCGCGCTCGCGGGCAGCAAGGCGAATGAGAGTGCAGCGCTGATGGTCGCTGCTTCTCGCGCCGTCACCCGGATGATCGATCGAGCTTGTGCGACCGGTCGGATCACTCTCGAAGCGATTCTCACCGCGCACAAGGATCTCTTGGCCGATGAGCCGGACGATGGTCCGTATTCGGGCGACCTTCGCTCTGTCCAGAACTGGATCGGGGCCAGCGACCACTCCCCGCTTCGTGCGACCTTCGTGCCTCCGACGCCGCAACGGGTGCCCGAGCTGATGGATGACCTCATCCGGTTCATGAACCGCGACGACCTCCCGGCCATCGCGCAAGCGACGATCGCTCACGCACAGTTCGAATCGATCCATCCCTTCACTGACGGAAATGGCTGTGTCGGACGTGCGCTCATCGGCGCGATCATTCGGCG
It encodes the following:
- a CDS encoding Fic family protein, which gives rise to MLTEIEAAIPPMIAELDYVGPSDISSEMERAIQAICALESGAGPGSGAITSFLFRIEAIASSKIESVEASSEDFARALAGSKANESAALMVAASRAVTRMIDRACATGRITLEAILTAHKDLLADEPDDGPYSGDLRSVQNWIGASDHSPLRATFVPPTPQRVPELMDDLIRFMNRDDLPAIAQATIAHAQFESIHPFTDGNGCVGRALIGAIIRRRGTVSFAPWRWQLESRAKSHWYRWRTSATFRSIGSSDSDREGEAPPGPFWISSSITPS